Within Styela clava chromosome 8, kaStyClav1.hap1.2, whole genome shotgun sequence, the genomic segment GCATTTTTTCTTTCCAGTCATTATATGAGGCAACCAAACAGCAGTAATATATAAGATATTCTAAGTCGGTAGTTACTGAGTTCAAGGTAGCTGAAGCAATAGCAAGCTTGTgaataaatgcaaaacaaacaaCGCATGCAAAACAAAGCAAGGCAGAACCTAAGGACCTTTTGATAATGGCGGGAACTGCCTTTTTTTGCGATTGGGATCTAGTCCGCATTACAAGATACACGAAGAAACCAAGTAGAAGAATTTCGTACACGATTGAGAATAACGAATGAATTACGTAAGCGATACCCCatccatttttttcaaataggcAGCCTTCTTCATGTTCACGCGATCCTCGATACCATATCAATATTCCTGAAAAGAAAATGTACCCAATTACTTACAAATTGTATACTTGATACGTAATTAAAAAGTATAAATCCGATCCAAAGCTTTAAAAATGTAACGAAGGGTATTTTACCACATTCCGAATTCAATTTTACTCGTAAAAAGAAATTGGAATATACGCTGCAGATCAGTGCTTCACTGTGATTAATATATGCAAAATCTTCATTTgtgataaataatttatttgaatagCCTGTATGGCATcacagtttatatatatatagtgcgTTTTAACAACTGAGATGGGTCAAAGATGTGTTCATTAGATACAAAATTCCAGAAGTCAAGATATACCGCAGTATAAATATAAAGAAACGATATAGATATATTAGCGGATCGTTtgctgaatgaaaaaaaatagtttattcGCTTGCAGCATAACAACGTTCAGTGCTTCCTTAAAATGTGAATGTTCGCTTTTTTAGAACCTAATGCTAATGTTTACTGACGTATAGCAACGCATGAATCATTCGCCTTCTCTAACATGAACAAGATGatacaaattcaaaaaataggaatgaaaaacaaacaaataaataccCGGCATTGCACCAACAAGACAAATACCGATGATCCACACCAACACGTTCACAACTTTAAACTTTGTTGTCTTCTGTTCTTGCAACATTGGCTGATTATATAATGTCCATTGTCGCAACCACAGAAAAGTATACAAACAGGAGTCGCATATAACACCAAACAAGAGTTTAACGATAAACACAACGTTCTCGTCATCCGTGAACATTCTTCCCAATGCAAGATTAATTATCTCGATAATTAATCTGAGGTTAATCATACCGATCATTATAAGAAGAGATATGTGTAGTACTTTTCTGTGAACATCAGAAAAATGTAATCGTGGCCCACCAGGCCGTTTCCTACTATATGCAAGAAAAAGGGTGAAGTTTATCATGAGAAGGACGGACATACTTTCCATTGCCGATAgaattgcaatatatgcattTCTATTTATATCTTCTTCGTCGCAATGGATAGTGTTGTTCTGCTGATTATAATCAGATTT encodes:
- the LOC120345807 gene encoding uncharacterized protein LOC120345807, translated to MDKSDYNQQNNTIHCDEEDINRNAYIAILSAMESMSVLLMINFTLFLAYSRKRPGGPRLHFSDVHRKVLHISLLIMIGMINLRLIIEIINLALGRMFTDDENVVFIVKLLFGVICDSCLYTFLWLRQWTLYNQPMLQEQKTTKFKVVNVLVWIIGICLVGAMPGILIWYRGSREHEEGCLFEKNGWGIAYVIHSLFSIVYEILLLGFFVYLVMRTRSQSQKKAVPAIIKRSLGSALLCFACVVCFAFIHKLAIASATLNSVTTDLEYLIYYCCLVASYNDWKEKMLGKLFIKSGYKNEPGSFSSKSRRVKISLRKNETE